The following coding sequences are from one Microbacterium sp. SORGH_AS_0969 window:
- a CDS encoding TetR/AcrR family transcriptional regulator has translation MSDAAAPSSRTAVVAAAIDLFAERGYDQTSVEQIAQAAGVSRSTFFRQFGGKEDVVFADHEVLLAETRAYLAQPHDDPWAAVCEASVRVFRHFAADPELARRRYAIVRQVPGLRDREIITVFRYERLFDEYLREALPGLDPLDAVGFAALVTAVHNHVLRRLMRGARVPASVLRRALDDVLRRYGVHPAGDDAAGDDLIVAAFPRRMPAAEVTRRLRASLGE, from the coding sequence GTGAGTGACGCCGCTGCCCCCTCGAGCCGCACGGCCGTGGTGGCCGCGGCCATCGACCTGTTCGCCGAGCGCGGGTACGACCAGACCTCGGTCGAGCAGATCGCGCAGGCCGCGGGGGTGTCGCGCTCGACGTTCTTCCGGCAGTTCGGCGGCAAAGAAGACGTCGTCTTCGCTGATCACGAAGTTCTGCTCGCCGAGACACGGGCGTACCTCGCCCAGCCGCATGACGACCCGTGGGCGGCGGTGTGCGAAGCGTCGGTGCGGGTGTTCCGGCACTTCGCGGCCGACCCCGAGCTCGCGCGGCGCCGCTACGCGATCGTGCGTCAGGTTCCGGGACTGCGCGACCGCGAGATCATCACGGTGTTCCGCTACGAGCGCCTCTTCGACGAGTACCTGCGCGAAGCGCTCCCCGGGCTCGACCCCCTGGATGCCGTCGGCTTCGCGGCCCTGGTCACCGCGGTGCACAACCACGTGCTGCGCCGGCTCATGCGGGGCGCTCGGGTGCCGGCATCCGTTCTCCGCCGCGCTCTCGACGACGTGCTCCGCCGCTACGGGGTGCACCCCGCCGGCGACGACGCGGCCGGCGACGACCTCATCGTCGCGGCCTTCCCCCGCCGCATGCCCGCGGCCGAGGTGACGCGGCGCCTCCGCGCCTCGCTCGGCGAGTAG
- a CDS encoding YbaK/EbsC family protein has protein sequence MSALTFIPATENPDLLAAPVAAAIAALDPATASRIDVAAIDPALADTAAFCEAYGQSLDISANCLVVQGTRGGVTSTAACLALATTRLDVNGAVRRLLDARKATFAPMDDAVAQTGMEYGGITPLGIPSEWRLLLDARVAALPRAIVGAGIRGAKLFLPGEVLASLPGAEVIEDLAKPLA, from the coding sequence GTGAGCGCGCTGACCTTCATCCCCGCGACAGAGAACCCCGATCTGCTGGCCGCACCGGTCGCGGCGGCGATCGCGGCGCTGGATCCCGCGACCGCCTCGCGCATCGACGTGGCGGCCATCGACCCGGCGCTGGCCGACACCGCCGCGTTCTGCGAGGCCTACGGTCAGAGCCTGGACATCTCGGCGAACTGCCTGGTCGTGCAGGGGACGCGCGGCGGCGTCACCTCGACGGCGGCCTGTCTCGCCCTGGCGACGACCCGCCTCGACGTCAACGGCGCGGTGCGGCGCCTGCTCGACGCGCGCAAGGCGACATTCGCCCCGATGGACGACGCCGTCGCGCAGACCGGCATGGAGTACGGCGGCATCACGCCGCTCGGCATCCCTTCCGAGTGGCGCCTGCTGCTCGACGCGCGCGTGGCGGCGCTGCCGCGGGCGATCGTCGGCGCCGGGATCCGCGGCGCAAAGTTGTTCCTCCCCGGTGAGGTCTTGGCATCCCTCCCCGGCGCCGAGGTGATCGAGGACCTCGCGAAGCCCCTCGCCTGA
- a CDS encoding acyl-CoA dehydrogenase family protein yields the protein MTIDADARTLPGERVSHYDLLGRRDTDYYGVFADIPEADRAVWDRAKAFCDEVGTRMQGEWDAATYPVELLRRMGELELFTDGIEHPDLPDSSPLAAGLVNMEVSRHDGSLATALAVQGGLALRTLALFGSPEQQERWLKPLADGTVLGAFALTEPDHGSDSVSLETTATRVPSTGSGTGGWSLSGTKKWIGNGASGGITFVWARVDAEGDEDHDKVRCFLVEQDTPGYTGTVITGKVSLRGIHQAHIAMDDVRLAPDAVLPGTHTFKDASTVLFATRSGVAWSALGHATACYEIARTYATERMQFGKPLAKFQMVQERLTQMLDELTAMQLYCRRLADLEASGGLRPTQASLAKYHNTRAARRVAAIARDLLGGNGILLENGVMQHMADIEAIHTYEGTESVQALLLGRDITGMSAFV from the coding sequence ATGACCATCGATGCCGATGCCCGTACGCTGCCCGGCGAGCGCGTCTCGCACTACGATCTGCTCGGCCGCCGCGACACCGACTACTACGGCGTGTTCGCCGACATCCCCGAGGCCGACCGCGCGGTCTGGGATCGCGCGAAGGCCTTCTGCGACGAGGTCGGCACGCGCATGCAGGGCGAATGGGATGCCGCGACCTACCCCGTGGAGCTCCTCCGACGTATGGGCGAACTCGAGCTGTTCACCGACGGCATCGAGCACCCCGACCTGCCGGACTCCTCGCCCCTCGCCGCGGGCCTCGTGAACATGGAGGTGTCGCGCCACGACGGCTCGCTCGCCACGGCCCTCGCGGTGCAGGGCGGTTTGGCGCTGCGCACCCTCGCCCTCTTCGGGTCCCCCGAGCAGCAGGAGCGCTGGCTGAAGCCCCTCGCCGACGGCACGGTCCTCGGCGCGTTCGCGCTGACCGAGCCCGACCACGGCTCCGACTCGGTCTCGCTCGAGACCACCGCGACCCGCGTCCCTTCGACAGGCTCAGGGACCGGTGGGTGGTCGCTCAGCGGCACGAAGAAGTGGATCGGCAACGGCGCCTCCGGGGGCATCACGTTCGTCTGGGCCCGCGTCGACGCCGAGGGTGACGAAGATCACGACAAGGTGCGCTGCTTCCTCGTGGAGCAGGACACCCCGGGATACACGGGCACCGTCATCACCGGCAAGGTGTCGCTCCGTGGCATCCATCAGGCCCACATCGCCATGGACGACGTGCGCCTGGCTCCGGATGCCGTCCTCCCCGGCACTCACACCTTCAAGGACGCGTCGACCGTGCTGTTCGCCACACGGTCGGGGGTCGCGTGGTCGGCCCTGGGTCACGCGACAGCGTGCTACGAGATCGCACGAACGTATGCCACCGAACGCATGCAGTTCGGGAAGCCCCTCGCGAAGTTCCAGATGGTGCAGGAACGCCTCACGCAGATGCTCGACGAACTCACCGCGATGCAGCTGTACTGCCGCCGCCTCGCCGACCTCGAAGCCTCGGGCGGCCTGCGCCCCACGCAGGCATCGCTCGCGAAGTACCACAACACGCGAGCCGCCCGCCGCGTGGCGGCGATCGCTCGCGACCTGCTCGGCGGCAATGGCATCCTGCTCGAGAACGGGGTCATGCAGCACATGGCCGACATCGAGGCCATCCACACGTACGAGGGCACCGAGAGCGTCCAGGCGCTCCTCCTCGGTCGCGACATCACCGGAATGAGCGCGTTCGTCTGA
- a CDS encoding AI-2E family transporter, giving the protein MGLFSRHPAPRDAIASAAAAVEPPPKSLWADGFGRLAVRAVQIIVVAILVAGLIWGIQQVTLVIIPLILALIFASAFGPVTMWMRKKGVPSVLATLLTLLAVVVVLTALGWLVVNAVINQWDYLSSQATKGFEQAQDWYHTLPFAVSPDQVNQVVQGIQDFVTSSQFGTGALAGVSAIASFVTGFVLMVVILFFFLKDGPRMWEFVLRPFHGSHYDRARRIGDKTVTVLGSYVRGTASVAAVDAIGIYIGLLILQVPLALPLAVLVFLLAFIPIVGAVTAGILAALVALVTNGPIVALIVVGVVVLVNQLEGNFLQPVLMGRTMKLHSFVVLVVLAGGTAIGGILGTLLAVPLTAVAWGIITVWNGPDEPAEWARRKKRRNPVPLAGDESSD; this is encoded by the coding sequence ATGGGCCTGTTCTCTCGTCATCCCGCGCCTCGCGACGCCATCGCCTCCGCCGCGGCAGCGGTCGAGCCGCCGCCGAAGAGCCTGTGGGCCGACGGCTTCGGACGCCTCGCCGTGCGGGCGGTGCAGATCATCGTCGTGGCAATCCTCGTGGCGGGGCTGATCTGGGGCATCCAGCAGGTGACGCTCGTCATCATCCCCCTGATCCTTGCCCTCATCTTCGCCTCCGCATTCGGGCCCGTGACCATGTGGATGCGCAAGAAAGGCGTGCCCTCGGTCCTCGCGACGCTGCTGACCCTCCTCGCCGTCGTCGTCGTCCTCACCGCGCTCGGCTGGCTCGTCGTCAACGCGGTCATCAACCAGTGGGACTACCTGTCGTCACAGGCGACGAAGGGGTTCGAACAGGCTCAGGACTGGTACCACACCCTGCCGTTCGCGGTCTCGCCCGACCAGGTCAACCAGGTCGTTCAGGGCATCCAAGACTTCGTCACGAGCTCGCAGTTCGGTACGGGCGCCCTGGCCGGTGTGAGCGCGATCGCGTCGTTCGTCACCGGTTTCGTGCTGATGGTCGTCATCCTGTTCTTCTTCCTGAAGGACGGTCCGCGCATGTGGGAGTTCGTCCTGCGGCCGTTCCACGGCAGCCACTACGACCGCGCGCGCCGTATCGGCGACAAGACCGTCACGGTTCTCGGCTCTTACGTCCGCGGCACGGCCTCCGTCGCCGCCGTCGACGCGATCGGTATCTACATCGGTCTGCTCATCCTGCAGGTGCCGCTCGCGCTGCCGCTCGCGGTCCTCGTGTTCCTCCTGGCGTTCATCCCGATCGTCGGTGCGGTGACCGCGGGCATCCTCGCCGCGCTCGTCGCTCTCGTCACGAACGGTCCGATCGTCGCGCTGATCGTCGTCGGCGTGGTCGTGCTCGTGAACCAGCTCGAGGGCAACTTCCTCCAGCCCGTCCTCATGGGGCGCACGATGAAGCTGCACTCCTTCGTCGTCCTTGTCGTGCTCGCCGGTGGAACCGCGATCGGCGGCATCCTGGGCACCTTGCTCGCGGTGCCGCTCACCGCCGTCGCGTGGGGCATCATCACCGTCTGGAACGGCCCCGACGAACCTGCCGAGTGGGCGCGCCGCAAGAAGCGCCGGAACCCGGTCCCCCTGGCCGGTGACGAGAGCTCGGACTGA
- a CDS encoding ATP-dependent DNA ligase encodes MPYEIPAPMLAKAVPAIPEHSKVEGGFSYEPKWDGFRALVSWDGTDVEIGSRGAKPLTRYFPELVAAFAEILPEPCLIDGEVVVARGEPGAQRLDWEALSQRIHPAASRVTMLSQETPAMFIGFDLLARGDRDLQSEPFSERRAQLEDLLGAVPHPVHVTRTTDDPDLARRWLAEFEGAGLDGVVAKPLAQPYAPNKRTMFKIKHARTADVVALGYRMHKSCQGVGSLLVGLYDDEGRLHGVGGVSAWTDKRRLELIDELAPLVERDADGEAVVGETDRSRFSASKDVSFVRLRPERVLEVRYDQLEGMRFRHTVQFERWRPDREARSCTFAQLETVNAYDLGGVLD; translated from the coding sequence ATGCCGTACGAGATCCCGGCGCCGATGCTGGCGAAGGCCGTACCGGCGATCCCCGAGCACAGCAAGGTCGAGGGCGGGTTCAGCTACGAGCCCAAATGGGACGGCTTCCGGGCGCTCGTGTCGTGGGACGGTACCGATGTCGAGATCGGCAGCCGCGGCGCGAAGCCTCTCACACGGTACTTCCCCGAGCTCGTCGCGGCCTTCGCCGAAATCCTGCCCGAGCCCTGCCTGATCGACGGCGAGGTGGTCGTCGCGCGCGGCGAGCCCGGCGCGCAGCGCCTCGACTGGGAGGCACTGTCGCAGCGCATCCACCCCGCCGCGTCCCGCGTGACGATGCTCTCGCAAGAGACCCCGGCCATGTTCATCGGGTTCGACCTGCTCGCGCGCGGCGACCGCGATCTACAGTCCGAGCCCTTCTCCGAGCGGCGGGCACAGCTCGAAGATCTGCTCGGCGCGGTCCCCCACCCGGTTCACGTCACGCGGACGACCGACGACCCCGACCTCGCCCGTCGCTGGCTGGCGGAGTTCGAGGGCGCCGGGCTCGACGGTGTCGTCGCCAAGCCCCTCGCCCAGCCGTACGCGCCGAACAAGCGCACGATGTTCAAGATCAAGCACGCCCGCACGGCTGACGTGGTCGCGCTGGGGTATCGCATGCACAAGTCGTGTCAGGGCGTCGGCTCGCTCCTCGTCGGACTCTACGACGACGAAGGGCGGCTGCACGGCGTCGGCGGCGTATCCGCCTGGACCGACAAGCGTCGTCTCGAGCTGATCGACGAGCTCGCCCCCTTGGTGGAGCGGGATGCCGACGGCGAAGCGGTCGTCGGAGAGACCGATCGCTCGCGGTTCTCGGCATCCAAAGATGTGTCCTTCGTCCGGCTGCGCCCCGAGCGCGTCCTCGAGGTGCGCTACGACCAGCTCGAGGGGATGCGCTTCCGCCACACGGTGCAGTTCGAGCGATGGCGCCCCGACCGCGAAGCGCGCTCATGCACCTTCGCACAGCTCGAGACCGTCAACGCGTACGACCTGGGCGGCGTGCTCGACTGA
- the ligD gene encoding non-homologous end-joining DNA ligase: MASPRITLTAPGPHGDREIGLSSPDRVLWPEVGITKRELAEYFLAVADPFLAANGNRPVSLERFPEGIGGESFFSKNPPKGAPDFVEAVTVTYNSGRRHPQLIVTEIGTAVWAAQMNTIVFHPWASLASDPDHPVELRIDLDPQPGTGISEAVTAALELRAVLREAGLEAWIKTSGNRGLHVFCPIEPTHEFLDVRHAVIAAARELERRMPDAVTTNWWKEERGQRIFVDFNQANRDRTMAGAYSPRALPAATVSTPIGWDELDGLDPSAFTVRTIPERLASVGDPWADFAANPGRIDTLLEWWQRDLDNGLGELPFPPEFPKMPGEPPRVQPSRAKAPEA, from the coding sequence ATGGCATCCCCTCGCATCACCCTGACCGCGCCGGGCCCGCACGGGGACCGGGAGATCGGGCTGTCGAGTCCCGACCGGGTGCTGTGGCCCGAAGTGGGCATCACCAAGCGCGAGTTGGCCGAGTACTTCCTCGCCGTCGCCGATCCGTTCCTCGCGGCCAACGGGAATCGCCCTGTCTCGCTTGAACGCTTTCCCGAGGGCATCGGCGGTGAGAGTTTCTTCTCGAAGAACCCGCCGAAGGGGGCCCCCGATTTCGTGGAGGCGGTCACCGTCACGTACAACAGCGGGCGGCGGCATCCGCAGCTCATCGTCACCGAGATCGGCACCGCCGTCTGGGCGGCGCAGATGAACACGATCGTCTTCCATCCGTGGGCGTCGCTCGCGAGCGACCCCGATCACCCCGTCGAACTCCGCATCGACCTCGATCCGCAGCCGGGCACGGGCATCTCCGAGGCCGTGACCGCCGCGCTTGAGCTGCGCGCCGTGCTGCGCGAGGCGGGTCTCGAGGCCTGGATCAAGACGAGCGGCAACCGCGGCCTGCACGTGTTCTGCCCGATCGAGCCGACGCACGAGTTCCTCGACGTTCGGCACGCGGTGATCGCCGCGGCCCGGGAGTTGGAGCGGCGGATGCCGGATGCCGTGACCACCAACTGGTGGAAGGAGGAGCGGGGGCAGCGCATCTTCGTCGACTTCAACCAGGCGAACCGCGACCGCACGATGGCGGGAGCGTACTCGCCGCGCGCCCTGCCCGCCGCGACCGTGTCGACGCCGATCGGATGGGACGAGCTCGACGGTCTCGACCCGAGCGCGTTCACGGTGCGGACGATTCCCGAGCGACTGGCATCCGTCGGCGACCCGTGGGCCGACTTCGCGGCGAATCCCGGCCGCATCGACACGCTGTTGGAGTGGTGGCAGCGCGACCTCGACAACGGCCTGGGCGAGCTGCCGTTCCCTCCGGAGTTCCCGAAGATGCCCGGAGAGCCGCCCCGCGTGCAGCCGTCGCGCGCGAAGGCACCCGAGGCGTGA
- a CDS encoding DUF1684 domain-containing protein — translation MTSAAARTALEIADWRRRVFALYDAVREADDPEEAHELWRIERDALFAGHPATPLLPEQREAFTGLPLAPYDAAWRFEAPLLDVDEASFVATTGTDGEVGFERIGRVDLPDTGSLDVWRLTSYGGGLFIPVRDAAAGRPGGTYGGGRYLIDTIKGADLGRGATPDTLVIDFNFAYNPSCAYDPMWACPLAPAGNVLPVAVPVGELYGV, via the coding sequence ATGACCTCCGCCGCCGCCCGCACCGCCCTCGAGATCGCCGACTGGCGTCGCCGCGTGTTCGCCCTCTACGACGCCGTGCGCGAGGCGGATGACCCCGAGGAGGCGCACGAGCTCTGGCGTATCGAGCGCGACGCACTCTTCGCCGGGCATCCCGCGACGCCTCTGCTCCCCGAGCAGCGTGAGGCGTTCACGGGTCTCCCGCTCGCTCCCTACGACGCGGCGTGGCGGTTCGAAGCGCCGCTGCTCGACGTCGACGAGGCGTCGTTCGTCGCCACGACGGGAACCGACGGCGAAGTCGGCTTCGAACGCATCGGCCGTGTCGACCTGCCGGACACGGGATCCCTCGACGTGTGGCGGCTGACCTCGTACGGCGGGGGCTTGTTCATCCCCGTTCGCGATGCCGCCGCCGGACGCCCCGGCGGGACCTACGGCGGTGGCCGCTACCTCATCGACACGATCAAGGGCGCCGATCTCGGCCGGGGCGCGACCCCGGACACGCTCGTGATCGACTTCAACTTCGCGTACAACCCCTCGTGCGCGTACGACCCGATGTGGGCGTGCCCGCTCGCGCCGGCGGGCAACGTGCTGCCGGTGGCCGTCCCCGTCGGCGAGCTGTACGGGGTCTGA
- a CDS encoding SseB family protein, with translation MALFSRRNKSDDRADTTIEPGEQPVDPAGPSDATDSADAGTEAAAAPTPNVTISTSSFRGVGAAPETPSTPPVAARPSARQPGPMEAPEGFESIPGLRDNALLATALAEIKGQPEPPQLLNVARQLLQGHVFLRVKGDARALLAAGKDLPLAIATRGDEQLVLAYSSGQALSKSVEADGDRDTSAMGQPIMALLRHVLGGPYAGIVLDPASDDARAVLPAALLERMVGEADEQLRVKTALSEKRTDDTASAIVSAIVDGVPLWIAVNQTEEGGAVGVAESRSATGERFLEVFSHPLELLALGRGDQPVPLKAEQLAKALASDEGLTGLLVDPAGPWIRLSRADLAPVLALAE, from the coding sequence ATGGCTCTTTTCTCGCGCCGAAACAAGTCCGACGACCGCGCCGACACCACGATCGAACCGGGCGAGCAGCCCGTCGACCCGGCCGGTCCAAGCGACGCCACCGATTCCGCGGACGCCGGCACCGAAGCCGCCGCCGCACCCACCCCGAACGTCACCATCTCGACCTCTTCGTTCCGCGGGGTCGGTGCCGCTCCCGAGACCCCCTCGACGCCGCCTGTCGCGGCACGTCCGTCGGCGCGGCAGCCGGGCCCGATGGAGGCGCCTGAAGGCTTCGAGTCGATTCCGGGCCTGCGCGACAACGCGCTCCTCGCGACAGCGCTGGCAGAGATCAAGGGCCAGCCCGAGCCTCCCCAGCTGCTGAACGTCGCTCGTCAGTTGCTGCAGGGACACGTCTTCCTGCGCGTGAAGGGCGACGCACGCGCTCTTCTCGCCGCGGGCAAGGACCTCCCTCTCGCGATTGCCACCCGCGGAGACGAACAGCTCGTCCTCGCCTACAGCAGCGGCCAGGCGCTCAGCAAGAGCGTCGAGGCCGACGGCGACCGCGACACCTCCGCGATGGGGCAGCCGATCATGGCTCTCCTGCGCCACGTCCTCGGTGGTCCGTACGCCGGAATCGTTCTCGACCCGGCCTCCGACGACGCCCGTGCGGTGCTCCCGGCGGCGCTGCTGGAGCGCATGGTCGGCGAGGCCGACGAGCAGCTGCGCGTCAAGACCGCGCTCAGCGAGAAGCGCACCGACGACACGGCATCCGCGATCGTCTCGGCGATCGTCGACGGTGTCCCGCTCTGGATCGCGGTGAACCAGACCGAAGAGGGCGGAGCGGTCGGCGTCGCCGAGTCGCGCTCCGCCACGGGCGAGCGCTTCCTCGAGGTGTTCTCGCACCCGCTCGAGCTGCTGGCTCTCGGCCGTGGCGACCAGCCGGTGCCGTTGAAGGCGGAGCAGCTGGCCAAGGCGCTCGCGAGCGACGAGGGGCTCACCGGCCTGCTCGTCGACCCCGCGGGTCCGTGGATCCGTCTGTCGCGCGCCGATCTTGCTCCGGTTCTGGCGCTCGCGGAGTAA